A single genomic interval of Nostoc commune NIES-4072 harbors:
- a CDS encoding glycosyltransferase, translating into MRIIHILNHVQEIGNGIVNVAVDLACLQAKSGHEVAVISAGGEYEKLLNISGVKHYQLDQTRKPISIIKAAVRYLAIAAEFQPDIVHAHMMTGVILARIFKGHKYALVSTVHNEFQRSSLLMGLADRVIAVSKAVRDSMARRGISENKLRVICNGTLGSPRTRQIQDYQPLPLQRPAIATVAGMYQRKGIAELIAAFEQIASDFPQAHLYLVGNGPDKQLFEAQAQATSVKERIHFEGFQPSPQRYLISCDIFVLASHRDPCPLVLSEARVAGIAIVGTQVDGIPEALDNGEAGILVPAKDSNALAGVLGQLLSNADMLHEWKQRANHNLEWLSVARVHQETLAVYRELITE; encoded by the coding sequence ATGCGAATCATCCATATTTTGAACCACGTTCAAGAAATAGGTAACGGTATTGTAAATGTGGCTGTGGATCTGGCTTGTTTACAAGCAAAATCTGGTCATGAGGTAGCGGTTATTTCGGCTGGTGGTGAATATGAGAAATTACTAAATATATCTGGTGTCAAACACTACCAACTAGACCAAACCAGGAAACCGATAAGTATTATTAAAGCAGCTGTGCGTTACCTGGCGATCGCCGCAGAATTTCAGCCGGATATTGTTCACGCCCACATGATGACGGGAGTCATCCTAGCTCGCATTTTTAAAGGGCATAAATATGCTTTAGTTTCCACAGTCCACAATGAATTTCAGCGTTCTAGTCTGCTGATGGGTTTAGCTGACAGGGTAATTGCTGTCAGTAAGGCTGTACGAGATTCTATGGCACGGCGCGGTATTTCCGAAAACAAGCTGCGGGTAATATGTAACGGAACTTTGGGCAGCCCCCGCACGCGACAAATACAAGATTATCAACCTTTACCATTACAACGTCCAGCGATCGCAACTGTAGCCGGGATGTATCAACGTAAGGGAATTGCTGAGTTAATCGCTGCTTTTGAACAAATTGCCTCAGATTTTCCCCAAGCGCATCTTTATTTGGTAGGAAATGGCCCTGATAAACAGCTATTTGAGGCCCAGGCACAAGCAACTTCTGTAAAAGAACGCATCCATTTTGAAGGCTTCCAACCGTCACCTCAACGTTATCTGATATCTTGTGACATATTTGTGCTAGCTTCTCACCGCGATCCTTGCCCCTTGGTACTTTCGGAAGCAAGAGTTGCTGGAATTGCGATCGTTGGCACTCAAGTAGACGGGATTCCTGAAGCTTTGGATAATGGGGAAGCAGGAATTTTAGTGCCAGCAAAAGATAGTAATGCTTTGGCTGGAGTTTTAGGGCAATTACTGAGTAATGCCGATATGCTGCACGAATGGAAACAACGGGCAAATCACAACCTAGAGTGGCTGAGTGTTGCCCGCGTCCATCAGGAAACACTGGCGGTGTATCGTGAATTAATTACAGAATGA
- a CDS encoding DUF4347 domain-containing protein, whose amino-acid sequence MATLHTPHFQLNSVIPASYIHSLVFIDTAVADYQSLINGVISHTEVFVIDSTKNGVDQITEILATRADQNINSIHIVCHGTPGNLQLGNAHLGLDTLEYHSQQLQQWQKIFSASTKSHNPWNLLIYSCNVAFGDVGAEFIAKLHQLTGANIAASRQLIGNAALGGNWELEVRTAQMEVTLAFAETTRQAYAGVLATFTVNDTGDTDDGDRNNGITTLREAINLANATAGDDTIAFGGIFTDTTPDTITLTSGQLTITDDVTILGTGTSNLTVSGGNNASTVFEISGLATGVSINGLAIASGGIKVNRNSILSLANTSVSGNKAGSGISNSGILSLANTSVFGNTQGGIYNLGSLSLTGSSVYGNTWESSSVSANNNNLGGGIYNDASNGNIGTVSLINSSVSGNTANFGGGIYSGGTLRLTNSTVSGNTALSDGGGIYNAGVDYDPGSAILINTTISGNTALNDGGGIYNGFAYVSDNRLTLINNTINNNTADSDGDGTGDGGGVFSYFNSSYHVKVNNTIIAGNLDNSTSGNIDPDVRGGLIDSGNNLIGNNTGSTAFTTSTLVGTSANPIDPKLGLLENNGGATLTQALLAGSPAIDAGKNSLTPARITTDQRGAGFRRIFNGVVDIGAYEVQTPTTNPPVVNTDTVVTNTNDSGAGSLRQAILNANATLGADTITFAGVFTDATPDIITLTSGKLTITDDITILGTGASNLTISGNNLSGVFEISGTGTDASIDGLKIANANDPLGSILLNTNTSLSLTGSTVSDNTGLVGGIFNKGTLTLTSSTVSGNSGSSLGGGIFNKGTLSLTNSTVSGNGTYVYSDTAYGGGIFNTGNLSITDSTISNNNAYANGNEHGIGPNPYPSYGGGIYNSGSVDITRSTVSGNGAADGGGISNSGTFSLTNSTVSDNSVYYTGGGILNSGTLTLTNDTITSNTAEGYVGEIGNGGGVVSNGGTVIVGNTIIAGNFFVEPDYPYDLSGYSRDVSGKFTDAGNNLIGDNTASTGFTTSTLVGTSANPIDPKLSALQNNGGTTLTNALIGNSLAINAGNNALIPPGITTDQRGPGFDRISENTVDIGALEFNGLNGTNGPDNLVGKNYGDIINGQAGNDTITGNQGNDILTGGGGNDKFVYNLGDGVDTITDFGGLGKGSNPSAAVISELDTLKFQGAGLTARNMLLTQNASNLEVTFEGVADDKIILQNFPLENLDNLWTLGNILFDGQTSISDSFDVFDANSTQTSIFNKNTVTFLNDLNNNVNGFENSGDVINGEGGDDRIDGLSGNDLLRGGEGNDTLLGGEGNDTLVGNLGNDNLIGGAGDDILLGGGGSDTLTGGSGNDQFIYQTLSDYNSTITDFDQSQDKLVFTDLFKSQGYSSSNPIGDGHLKFVQSGTSTLVEVLISYSPSYSSFNTFATLDNFTATNLVVGSNVIV is encoded by the coding sequence ATGGCAACCTTACATACTCCACACTTCCAATTAAATTCTGTAATTCCCGCTTCATATATCCATAGCCTGGTCTTCATTGACACGGCAGTTGCAGATTATCAGAGTTTAATTAATGGTGTTATCTCCCACACAGAAGTATTTGTTATTGACTCAACAAAGAACGGTGTTGACCAAATTACGGAAATTTTAGCAACTCGTGCTGACCAAAATATTAACAGCATTCATATTGTTTGCCACGGTACCCCTGGTAACTTACAACTGGGCAATGCTCACTTGGGACTCGATACCCTTGAATATCATAGCCAGCAACTCCAACAATGGCAGAAGATATTTTCCGCCTCTACTAAAAGTCATAACCCCTGGAATTTACTAATCTATAGTTGCAATGTAGCTTTTGGTGATGTGGGGGCAGAATTTATTGCCAAATTGCACCAACTTACAGGAGCGAATATTGCCGCTTCTCGTCAGCTGATAGGCAATGCAGCATTAGGCGGAAACTGGGAACTGGAAGTACGCACTGCCCAAATGGAAGTAACTCTAGCGTTTGCAGAAACCACGCGTCAAGCTTACGCAGGAGTACTAGCAACGTTCACAGTGAATGATACTGGAGATACAGATGATGGCGATCGCAATAACGGCATCACAACACTCCGGGAGGCAATTAACTTAGCCAATGCTACTGCTGGGGATGATACGATCGCCTTTGGAGGAATATTCACAGATACCACCCCAGATACCATTACCCTCACATCTGGACAACTGACAATTACCGATGATGTCACTATTTTGGGGACTGGAACATCTAATCTGACTGTGAGTGGTGGAAATAATGCCTCTACAGTATTCGAGATATCGGGACTAGCGACAGGTGTCAGTATAAATGGATTGGCGATCGCTAGTGGCGGTATAAAGGTTAATAGAAACTCCATTCTCAGTCTAGCAAACACCAGTGTGTCTGGTAATAAAGCAGGAAGTGGCATCTCTAATAGCGGCATCCTCAGTCTTGCTAACACCAGCGTCTTTGGCAATACGCAAGGCGGTATCTATAATCTTGGTAGTCTCAGCCTAACGGGAAGCAGTGTTTATGGAAATACCTGGGAAAGTAGCAGTGTTTCTGCCAATAACAATAATCTGGGAGGCGGCATTTATAATGACGCTTCTAATGGTAATATTGGTACTGTCAGCCTAATTAACAGCAGTGTCTCTGGCAATACGGCAAACTTCGGCGGTGGTATCTATAGTGGTGGTACTCTCAGGCTGACCAATAGCACTGTCTCTGGCAATACAGCGTTAAGTGATGGCGGTGGCATTTATAATGCAGGTGTAGATTATGATCCCGGATCAGCTATTCTAATTAACACCACCATCTCTGGCAATACAGCGTTAAATGATGGCGGTGGCATATACAATGGCTTTGCTTACGTCAGTGACAACAGGCTGACCCTAATCAACAACACAATTAATAACAACACAGCTGACTCAGATGGTGATGGTACTGGTGATGGCGGCGGTGTTTTTAGTTACTTTAATTCTTCTTATCACGTCAAAGTTAATAACACCATCATTGCAGGCAACTTAGACAACTCCACCTCCGGTAATATAGACCCCGATGTGCGTGGTGGACTAATTGACTCCGGCAATAACCTGATTGGCAATAATACTGGTAGCACTGCCTTTACCACCAGCACCCTCGTCGGCACAAGTGCTAACCCCATTGACCCCAAACTCGGACTGCTGGAAAATAACGGTGGTGCAACCCTTACCCAGGCGTTACTTGCGGGTAGCCCCGCTATTGATGCTGGCAAGAATTCTCTAACACCTGCTCGTATCACCACTGACCAACGCGGCGCTGGATTTCGCCGGATATTTAATGGTGTTGTTGATATTGGTGCTTATGAAGTCCAGACCCCCACAACTAATCCACCTGTTGTTAATACTGACACAGTGGTGACTAATACCAACGATTCTGGGGCAGGGTCATTGCGGCAGGCTATCCTTAATGCCAATGCGACTCTTGGGGCGGATACGATTACCTTTGCGGGCGTATTCACCGATGCCACCCCGGATATCATCACCCTCACCTCTGGAAAATTAACGATTACTGATGATATTACGATTTTGGGGACTGGGGCATCTAACCTCACCATTAGCGGCAATAATCTCTCAGGGGTATTCGAGATATCCGGCACAGGCACAGATGCCAGCATTGATGGTTTGAAAATTGCTAATGCTAATGACCCCTTGGGCAGTATTTTGCTCAATACCAATACCAGCCTTAGCCTGACGGGAAGCACTGTCTCTGACAATACGGGGTTAGTAGGCGGCATCTTTAACAAAGGTACTCTTACCCTAACTAGCAGCACCGTCTCTGGTAATAGTGGGTCATCATTAGGCGGAGGCATCTTTAACAAAGGCACTCTTAGCCTAACTAACAGCACTGTCTCTGGTAATGGTACATACGTCTATTCCGACACTGCCTACGGGGGCGGCATATTCAATACAGGCAACCTTAGTATAACTGACAGCACTATCTCTAATAATAATGCGTACGCCAATGGAAATGAACACGGCATCGGCCCTAACCCTTACCCATCCTATGGTGGTGGCATTTATAACTCAGGCAGCGTTGATATTACTCGCAGCACTGTTTCTGGTAATGGTGCGGCAGACGGCGGTGGTATCTCAAACTCAGGTACTTTTAGCCTGACTAACAGCACTGTCTCTGATAATAGTGTATATTATACCGGCGGCGGCATCCTTAACAGTGGCACTCTCACCCTCACCAATGACACCATTACCAGTAACACAGCAGAGGGCTATGTTGGTGAGATTGGGAACGGTGGGGGCGTTGTCAGTAATGGCGGCACTGTTATCGTTGGCAATACCATCATTGCAGGCAACTTCTTCGTCGAGCCTGATTATCCCTATGACCTTTCCGGTTATTCCCGTGACGTTTCCGGCAAGTTCACCGACGCTGGAAATAACCTAATTGGCGATAACACTGCTAGCACTGGCTTTACTACCAGCACCCTCGTCGGCACCAGCGCCAACCCCATTGACCCAAAACTCAGCGCCCTGCAAAATAACGGTGGTACAACGTTGACTAATGCCTTAATTGGGAATAGTCTTGCCATTAACGCAGGCAATAATGCCCTGATTCCACCAGGTATTACCACTGACCAGCGCGGCCCTGGATTTGACAGAATATCTGAGAATACGGTTGATATTGGTGCATTAGAGTTCAATGGACTGAATGGAACCAATGGCCCTGATAATCTAGTAGGCAAGAACTACGGTGACATAATTAACGGTCAAGCCGGGAACGATACCATCACAGGTAATCAAGGCAACGACATCCTAACTGGTGGCGGCGGCAATGATAAATTTGTTTACAACTTAGGTGACGGTGTTGATACCATTACCGATTTTGGTGGTTTAGGTAAAGGCTCAAATCCCTCGGCAGCAGTTATTAGCGAATTGGATACCCTAAAATTTCAAGGTGCTGGATTGACTGCTCGAAATATGCTACTCACTCAGAATGCTAGTAATCTGGAAGTCACCTTTGAAGGGGTAGCTGATGACAAAATTATCCTGCAAAACTTTCCCCTGGAAAACCTAGATAACCTATGGACACTGGGCAATATCTTGTTTGATGGGCAAACCAGCATTAGTGACAGCTTTGATGTCTTTGATGCCAACTCCACCCAAACCAGCATCTTCAACAAGAACACAGTCACCTTTCTTAATGACCTAAACAATAATGTCAATGGCTTTGAAAACTCAGGTGATGTTATTAATGGTGAAGGGGGCGATGACCGCATCGACGGCTTGAGTGGTAACGACCTATTGCGGGGCGGTGAAGGTAACGACACCCTACTTGGTGGTGAAGGTAATGACACCCTGGTTGGTAATCTAGGTAATGATAACCTCATTGGCGGTGCTGGTGATGACATTTTGCTTGGTGGTGGAGGTTCCGATACCTTGACTGGCGGTAGCGGTAATGACCAGTTCATCTACCAAACCTTAAGCGATTACAATAGTACAATCACTGACTTTGATCAGAGCCAGGATAAGTTAGTCTTCACTGACCTGTTTAAGAGTCAGGGCTACAGTAGCAGCAATCCCATCGGTGATGGCCACTTAAAATTTGTGCAATCGGGTACTTCTACACTAGTTGAAGTTCTTATTTCTTATTCTCCTAGTTACTCTTCTTTTAACACCTTCGCAACTTTGGATAATTTCACCGCGACAAATCTGGTAGTTGGCAGTAACGTCATCGTCTAG
- a CDS encoding glycosyltransferase family 2 protein: MKFSVVISTYNRLNLLQRAIDSARNQTIECEVVVADDCSSDDTQTYIKSLGDKVVYHRNEVNQGHAATVNAGVAKASGDWIKFLDDDDYLAPNCIEEMMKAIALRPDAVICSCVAAQVDSNEVELSRTPQVGPGLAFYIPQADIHYGMLLELVPFGTPVQVACRRDAFLQTGGWDSTLDANCDDIDSWIRIAQFGDAIFLNQCLAYRTIWPGAYNQKFSLSQRLATNILMKEKIYALVDEQHRSKIPHFQDIKNYLKLHWILVALKQKNIKSFLSMIDPSIIYPQSWKFLLTAASSRRSQGNNSQIRKLVLIEP; the protein is encoded by the coding sequence ATGAAATTTAGCGTCGTCATCAGTACCTATAATCGCTTAAATTTGCTGCAAAGAGCAATTGATTCGGCTCGTAACCAAACAATCGAGTGTGAGGTGGTTGTTGCCGATGACTGTTCTTCTGACGATACCCAAACCTATATCAAAAGTTTAGGGGACAAGGTTGTTTACCATCGTAACGAAGTGAACCAGGGCCATGCAGCAACGGTAAATGCTGGAGTTGCCAAAGCTAGCGGCGACTGGATTAAGTTTTTAGATGATGATGACTATTTAGCACCTAACTGCATAGAAGAGATGATGAAGGCGATCGCACTTCGTCCCGATGCTGTAATCTGCTCTTGTGTGGCGGCTCAGGTTGATAGTAATGAAGTTGAACTCAGTCGCACTCCCCAAGTTGGCCCCGGTTTAGCTTTTTATATTCCACAAGCCGATATTCACTACGGTATGCTCTTAGAGCTTGTACCATTTGGCACACCTGTACAAGTTGCTTGCCGACGTGATGCTTTTCTGCAAACCGGCGGTTGGGACTCTACACTTGATGCTAACTGTGATGATATCGATTCCTGGATTCGGATTGCCCAGTTTGGTGATGCTATTTTCCTTAATCAGTGTCTTGCTTACCGCACTATCTGGCCAGGTGCTTATAATCAAAAGTTTTCTTTGTCTCAACGGTTAGCTACGAATATTTTGATGAAGGAAAAAATTTACGCCCTGGTGGATGAGCAACATCGCTCAAAAATTCCTCATTTTCAGGATATAAAAAATTACCTGAAACTCCATTGGATTTTAGTAGCACTGAAGCAAAAAAATATTAAGAGTTTTCTTTCAATGATAGATCCTTCTATAATTTATCCTCAGTCTTGGAAGTTTTTGCTAACTGCTGCCTCATCACGCCGCTCTCAGGGAAACAATTCTCAGATTCGTAAACTTGTGTTGATTGAGCCGTAA
- the rplS gene encoding 50S ribosomal protein L19: MSAQEIIRSIEAEQLKSNLPDIYVGDTVKVGVKIKEGEKYRVQPYEGVVIAKRNGGINETITVRKVFQGVGVERVFLLHSPRIDSIKVLRRGKVRRAKLYYLRDRVGKATRIKQRFDRPL, translated from the coding sequence ATGAGCGCTCAAGAGATTATCCGCTCGATTGAAGCGGAACAGCTAAAATCGAATCTACCCGACATTTATGTGGGCGACACCGTAAAAGTCGGAGTGAAAATCAAAGAAGGCGAAAAATACCGCGTACAACCCTACGAGGGAGTAGTAATTGCCAAGCGCAACGGTGGCATTAACGAAACTATTACAGTCCGTAAGGTATTTCAAGGTGTGGGCGTTGAGCGGGTGTTTCTGTTGCATTCTCCCCGAATTGACAGCATCAAAGTATTACGTCGTGGTAAGGTACGCCGTGCTAAACTGTATTATCTCCGCGATCGCGTAGGTAAGGCAACCCGGATCAAGCAACGGTTTGACCGCCCTTTGTGA
- the secE gene encoding preprotein translocase subunit SecE — translation MAKKSEAELPETTNGFSFNNFIQGTKEELEKVVWPSRKQIVSESAAVLLMVTLSASLIYLIDGLFGWAAKQVF, via the coding sequence GTGGCCAAAAAAAGTGAAGCAGAATTGCCAGAAACCACAAATGGGTTTAGCTTTAACAACTTCATACAGGGAACCAAAGAAGAACTTGAAAAAGTCGTTTGGCCCAGTCGGAAACAGATAGTGAGCGAATCCGCAGCTGTGTTGTTAATGGTTACACTCTCGGCATCTTTGATATACTTGATCGATGGATTGTTTGGTTGGGCAGCAAAACAGGTGTTCTGA
- the nusG gene encoding transcription termination/antitermination protein NusG, whose amino-acid sequence MTFATDEPRNSTFQSEETAETAETASKEARWYAVQVASGCEKRVKTNLEQRIQTFDVADKIVQVEIPQTPAVKIRKDGSRQHTEEKVFPGYVLVRMMMDDDTWQVVRNTSHVINFVGAEQKRGSSKGRGHVNPIPLSSSEVERIFKQTSEQEPVLKIDMATGDKIMVLSGPFKDFEGEVIEVSPERSKLKALLSIFGRDTPVELEFNQVEKQS is encoded by the coding sequence ATGACTTTTGCAACAGACGAACCTCGCAACTCCACGTTCCAGTCGGAGGAAACAGCAGAAACAGCAGAAACAGCGTCAAAAGAAGCACGCTGGTATGCAGTGCAAGTAGCCTCAGGCTGTGAAAAACGTGTAAAGACTAACTTAGAGCAACGCATTCAAACTTTTGATGTAGCCGACAAAATTGTTCAGGTAGAAATTCCGCAAACGCCGGCGGTGAAAATCCGTAAAGATGGCAGTCGCCAGCATACAGAAGAAAAAGTTTTCCCTGGCTATGTGCTGGTGCGGATGATGATGGATGATGATACCTGGCAGGTGGTAAGAAACACCTCCCATGTAATTAATTTTGTTGGTGCAGAACAAAAGCGTGGTAGCAGTAAGGGTCGCGGTCATGTGAACCCCATACCATTGAGTTCTTCAGAAGTCGAACGTATATTCAAACAAACCAGCGAACAAGAGCCGGTTCTCAAAATTGACATGGCTACTGGTGATAAGATAATGGTGCTTTCTGGCCCATTTAAAGATTTTGAAGGCGAGGTAATTGAAGTTTCTCCAGAACGGAGTAAACTTAAAGCCTTGCTATCAATTTTCGGCAGGGATACACCAGTAGAACTGGAATTTAATCAGGTAGAAAAACAGAGTTAA
- the rplK gene encoding 50S ribosomal protein L11 — translation MAKKVVAVIKLALNAGKANPAPPVGPALGQHGVNIMMFCKEYNAKTADQAGMVIPVEISVFEDRSFTFVLKTPPASVLIRKAAKVEKGSNEPNKKKVGSISKAQLQEIAQTKLPDLNANDIDAAMKIVAGTAKNMGVTITD, via the coding sequence ATGGCGAAGAAAGTAGTGGCGGTCATTAAACTGGCCCTGAATGCTGGAAAAGCCAACCCAGCACCGCCAGTTGGTCCCGCCTTGGGTCAACATGGCGTTAACATCATGATGTTCTGCAAAGAGTACAACGCCAAAACAGCAGACCAAGCTGGAATGGTGATACCTGTAGAAATATCGGTTTTTGAAGACCGGAGTTTCACATTTGTACTCAAAACGCCACCAGCATCAGTGCTGATTCGGAAGGCGGCGAAAGTTGAAAAAGGCTCTAATGAACCCAACAAAAAGAAGGTTGGGTCAATTAGCAAAGCCCAATTGCAAGAAATAGCCCAAACGAAACTCCCCGACCTTAATGCCAACGACATAGACGCGGCAATGAAGATTGTGGCAGGAACGGCTAAAAATATGGGTGTAACAATCACGGATTAG
- the rplA gene encoding 50S ribosomal protein L1, which yields MAKISRRLQGLQAKVEDKDYHPLEALALLKETATAKFTEAAEAHVRLGIDPKYTDQQLRTTVALPKGTGQIVRVAVIARGEKVNEASNAGADIVGSEELIDEIQKGRMDFDKLIATPDVMPQVAKLGKLLGPRGLMPSPKGGTVTFDLGSAIAEFKAGKLEFRADRTGIVHVMFGKTTFSPEDLLVNLKALQETIDRNRPSGAKGRYWRTFYVSATMGPSIKIDVTALRDLKLSEAG from the coding sequence ATGGCAAAAATATCGCGTCGTTTGCAAGGATTGCAAGCAAAAGTAGAAGATAAGGACTATCATCCTTTGGAGGCTTTAGCCCTTCTCAAAGAGACAGCAACAGCTAAATTTACCGAAGCTGCGGAAGCGCATGTCCGGTTGGGAATTGACCCTAAGTATACAGACCAACAGTTGCGGACAACGGTAGCACTGCCCAAAGGTACAGGACAAATCGTCCGGGTGGCGGTGATAGCCAGAGGCGAAAAGGTCAACGAAGCAAGCAACGCTGGTGCTGATATAGTCGGTTCAGAAGAACTGATTGACGAAATCCAAAAAGGTAGAATGGATTTTGACAAGCTGATTGCCACACCCGATGTGATGCCACAGGTGGCAAAACTAGGTAAGTTGCTTGGGCCGCGTGGTTTGATGCCATCTCCCAAAGGCGGAACCGTAACATTTGATTTAGGAAGTGCGATCGCAGAATTCAAAGCTGGTAAATTAGAATTCCGAGCTGACCGAACTGGCATTGTGCATGTTATGTTTGGTAAGACAACATTCTCGCCTGAAGATTTGTTAGTCAACCTGAAGGCATTGCAGGAGACGATTGATCGTAACCGTCCTTCAGGGGCTAAAGGTCGTTATTGGCGCACATTTTATGTGTCAGCCACAATGGGGCCATCGATTAAAATTGATGTCACCGCCCTACGAGATTTGAAACTGAGCGAAGCAGGTTAA
- the rplJ gene encoding 50S ribosomal protein L10, translating into MGRTLENKKEIVADLKETLSESTLALVIEYQGLTVAEISDLRRRLRPSGAVCKVTKNTLMGIAIKDEEKWQPLSELLKGSSAFLLVKEDFSSAIKAYQDFQKATKKTELRGGVMEGRLLKEPDVKALGDLPSKEQLIAQIAGAINALATKIAVGINEVPSSLARALQAVADQEQSGGSVETATEADSSTETAAE; encoded by the coding sequence ATGGGTAGAACACTAGAAAATAAAAAAGAGATAGTAGCTGACCTCAAAGAAACTTTGAGTGAGTCAACTCTGGCACTGGTAATAGAGTATCAGGGACTGACAGTTGCTGAAATTAGCGATTTACGGCGGCGGCTACGTCCGAGTGGCGCTGTCTGCAAAGTCACTAAAAATACTTTGATGGGCATTGCTATTAAAGATGAAGAAAAATGGCAGCCATTGTCAGAACTACTCAAAGGTTCTTCAGCCTTTTTGTTAGTAAAAGAAGATTTTTCATCTGCAATTAAGGCTTACCAAGACTTCCAAAAAGCCACCAAGAAGACAGAACTTCGTGGCGGTGTCATGGAAGGTCGTCTACTCAAAGAACCGGATGTCAAAGCTCTAGGAGACTTGCCATCTAAAGAACAACTCATTGCACAAATCGCTGGAGCTATCAACGCCTTGGCTACGAAGATTGCTGTGGGTATCAACGAAGTTCCCAGCTCACTGGCTCGTGCTTTGCAAGCTGTGGCCGACCAAGAGCAAAGTGGTGGTAGTGTTGAAACCGCTACTGAAGCTGATAGCAGTACTGAAACTGCTGCTGAATAG
- the rplL gene encoding 50S ribosomal protein L7/L12, protein MSAATDQILEQLKTLSLFEASELVKQIEEAFGVSAAAPVGGMMMMPGGGGGAAPAEEAVEQTEFEVILESVPADKKIAVLKIVRELTGLGLKEAKDLVEAAPKAVKEGLAKDAAEDAKKRIEEAGGKVTVK, encoded by the coding sequence ATGTCTGCTGCAACCGATCAAATTTTAGAACAACTAAAAACCCTTTCTTTGTTTGAAGCTTCTGAGTTAGTCAAGCAAATTGAAGAAGCTTTTGGGGTAAGTGCTGCTGCACCCGTCGGTGGCATGATGATGATGCCTGGCGGTGGTGGTGGTGCTGCTCCTGCTGAGGAAGCTGTTGAGCAAACCGAGTTTGAAGTGATTCTTGAATCAGTCCCAGCTGATAAGAAGATTGCCGTGCTGAAGATTGTCCGGGAATTGACCGGTTTGGGTCTGAAAGAAGCGAAAGACTTGGTAGAAGCTGCGCCCAAGGCAGTTAAAGAAGGTCTTGCTAAGGATGCTGCTGAAGATGCTAAGAAGCGCATCGAAGAAGCTGGCGGTAAGGTGACTGTTAAGTAG
- a CDS encoding type II toxin-antitoxin system HicA family toxin, with product MAKFPVDAPKSKVIKVLEGFGFSIVREKEHISMIRQNPDGTTTPLTLPNHKLIKGSTLRSICTQSGISRDDFIAAYEQV from the coding sequence ATGGCAAAGTTTCCTGTTGATGCTCCTAAATCAAAAGTAATTAAAGTGCTTGAGGGTTTTGGATTTTCAATAGTTAGAGAAAAAGAGCATATTTCTATGATTAGACAAAATCCTGATGGCACAACTACTCCTTTAACTTTGCCAAATCATAAACTTATCAAAGGTTCTACCCTCAGAAGTATCTGCACTCAATCGGGTATATCACGGGATGATTTTATTGCTGCTTATGAACAGGTATAG
- a CDS encoding type II toxin-antitoxin system HicB family antitoxin, with translation MEKHADGYVAYPLGIQGIVVGEGDTYEEALNDVRSAILFHVETFGESVLESESLILEAFVAEASI, from the coding sequence GTGGAAAAGCACGCTGATGGATATGTTGCTTATCCTTTAGGTATTCAAGGGATTGTAGTTGGTGAAGGTGACACTTATGAAGAAGCTCTAAATGATGTGCGCTCGGCCATTTTGTTTCATGTCGAAACTTTTGGAGAATCGGTACTAGAATCTGAATCTTTAATACTCGAAGCTTTTGTTGCAGAGGCAAGCATCTAA